In a genomic window of Allomeiothermus silvanus DSM 9946:
- a CDS encoding Nif3-like dinuclear metal center hexameric protein produces the protein MHRDVLVGWLDELLRTQEISKLYRDPSLNGLQVEGKEQVTKIGAAVDAAQATITKAIELGVDFLIVHHGLFWGGQHPVVGTHKRRLEALFRGGINLYASHLPLDIHPEVGNNAVIAQKLGLVDLEPFEVGYIGRLPQARSIADLATEMGRITATADEFGNLIANQCLIHQGGPSEVSRVAVVSGSGSDLISAAHSRGAELLITGEPKHQNFHETFERGMNAIYAGHYDTETFGVKALAERIEKEFGLPWVFIEHPTGL, from the coding sequence ATGCACCGAGATGTCCTTGTAGGATGGTTGGACGAATTGCTCCGCACCCAGGAGATCAGCAAACTCTACCGCGATCCCTCCCTCAATGGGCTCCAGGTGGAGGGAAAAGAGCAAGTAACTAAAATCGGAGCAGCCGTAGACGCAGCCCAAGCCACCATCACCAAGGCCATAGAGCTAGGGGTGGACTTTCTCATCGTCCACCATGGGTTGTTCTGGGGGGGCCAACATCCGGTGGTAGGGACCCACAAACGGCGGCTCGAGGCCCTCTTTAGGGGTGGCATCAACCTGTACGCCTCGCATCTGCCCCTCGACATCCACCCCGAGGTGGGCAACAATGCGGTGATCGCTCAAAAGCTGGGGCTAGTGGATCTCGAGCCCTTCGAGGTGGGATACATCGGACGGCTGCCGCAGGCACGGTCCATCGCCGATCTAGCTACCGAGATGGGTCGGATCACCGCCACAGCAGACGAGTTTGGAAACCTCATCGCCAACCAGTGCCTGATCCACCAGGGGGGCCCCAGCGAGGTAAGCCGGGTAGCGGTGGTATCGGGGAGCGGGTCAGACCTCATCAGCGCGGCCCATTCCCGGGGAGCCGAGTTGCTCATTACCGGGGAGCCCAAGCACCAAAACTTCCACGAGACTTTCGAGCGCGGCATGAACGCCATCTATGCCGGGCACTACGACACCGAGACCTTTGGCGTGAAGGCTCTGGCGGAGCGGATCGAAAAAGAGTTCGGCCTGCCTTGGGTTTTTATCGAGCACCCCACCGGCCTGTAG
- the tmk gene encoding dTMP kinase has product MSGWFITFEGPEGAGKSTQVKLLAPWLEAQGREVVLTREPGNGGWLGVEVRRLVLLSEPMSPEAEYLLYSADRAEHVRRVIAPALAAGKVVLCDRYLDSSLAYQGYGRGLDLGWLRAVAVGVTQGLKPHRTFLLDLPPEVGLARFAGRDRLEREPLEFHQRVRAGYLELAKAEPQRFVVLDATQSPEAIQAELRSHLSTLLR; this is encoded by the coding sequence ATGTCAGGATGGTTTATCACCTTTGAAGGCCCCGAAGGGGCAGGTAAATCCACTCAGGTCAAGTTGCTCGCCCCTTGGCTCGAGGCCCAGGGCCGGGAAGTGGTACTCACCCGTGAACCCGGTAACGGAGGCTGGTTGGGGGTGGAGGTACGGCGGTTGGTACTCTTGTCCGAGCCGATGTCGCCGGAGGCCGAATACCTACTCTACTCGGCAGACCGGGCCGAGCACGTGCGGAGGGTGATCGCTCCGGCGCTAGCGGCGGGGAAGGTCGTCTTGTGCGACCGTTACCTGGATTCCTCCCTGGCCTACCAGGGGTATGGGCGGGGGCTGGATCTAGGCTGGCTGAGAGCGGTAGCCGTAGGGGTTACCCAGGGCCTCAAGCCACACAGGACATTTTTGCTGGATTTACCCCCCGAAGTGGGGCTGGCCCGCTTCGCGGGGCGGGACCGCCTCGAGCGCGAACCCCTGGAGTTCCACCAGCGGGTGCGGGCTGGCTACCTCGAGCTAGCCAAGGCCGAGCCCCAGCGCTTCGTCGTGCTCGATGCAACCCAAAGCCCCGAAGCCATCCAGGCCGAACTCAGAAGCCACCTCAGCACGCTGCTTAGATAG
- a CDS encoding glutaminyl-peptide cyclotransferase → MRSLAPFLLVLLSLACSQQNTPKAVQTYTFRVVNTFPHDPQAFTQGLIFHDGFLYEGTGLEGRSELRKVELQTGKVVQRKALGQQYFGEGITLLGGHIYQLTWKNKVGFVYDPETFALQRTWNYTTEGWGLTHDGKQLILSDGTAKLYFLDPQTLKVERTLLVTLNGQPLPMLNELEYVKGKIYANVWQTPQIVIIDPQSGRVEGVVDLTNLVLLNLGADVLNGIAYDPASDRLFVTGKLWPRLFEIQLVPSPAGAGTSSTH, encoded by the coding sequence ATGCGCTCTCTAGCTCCCTTCCTCCTGGTGCTGCTGAGCCTAGCCTGTAGCCAGCAGAACACCCCTAAAGCCGTGCAAACCTACACCTTTCGGGTGGTTAACACCTTCCCTCACGACCCCCAGGCCTTCACCCAAGGGTTGATCTTCCACGACGGCTTCCTGTACGAGGGGACCGGGCTCGAGGGGCGATCCGAGCTGCGCAAAGTCGAGTTGCAAACCGGCAAAGTGGTGCAGCGTAAAGCTTTAGGGCAACAGTATTTCGGTGAGGGCATCACCTTACTGGGCGGACACATCTACCAGCTCACCTGGAAGAACAAGGTAGGCTTCGTCTACGACCCCGAGACTTTTGCGCTACAGCGCACCTGGAACTACACCACCGAAGGTTGGGGCCTCACCCACGACGGCAAACAGCTCATTCTGAGCGACGGAACTGCCAAGCTGTATTTTCTTGACCCACAAACCCTCAAGGTCGAACGTACCCTCCTGGTCACCCTGAACGGGCAACCCCTCCCGATGCTCAACGAGCTCGAGTATGTGAAGGGCAAGATCTACGCCAACGTCTGGCAGACCCCCCAGATCGTGATCATAGATCCCCAGAGCGGCCGGGTCGAGGGAGTGGTAGACCTCACCAACTTGGTTTTGCTCAATCTTGGGGCTGACGTGCTCAACGGAATCGCCTACGACCCCGCCAGCGACCGGCTATTCGTCACCGGCAAGCTCTGGCCGAGGTTGTTTGAGATTCAGCTCGTGCCCTCCCCTGCTGGCGCAGGGACTTCGTCAACCCACTAG
- a CDS encoding lyase family protein codes for MSRWHAVYRRWVLARHYRFAREHLIPYFFDALTAYSLGLAAIGVPRAAEAAKALAELRKHPLPSFNGLVEDVFFAIDQQITEHWGLEVAGTLRRGLSRNDLDLTVFRAFARDRALLVLGDLLALRRRMLLLADEHRETLMVAYTHHRPAQPTTLGHYLAGLENLLSRDTRRLWAAIVSTNASPLGASSLAGSPYRVDRAMLARLLGFTQAVENTYDAVAAGDWAIELAQALAALGASLSRMARDLLFWAEREAFVVGERVAQGSSIMPQKQNPVIFEHVRALVAELIGGPQILLALNHNTAYGDLNDHSTGVLEPLERLCHVAQGALELSRVALEESRFVPERLAEGLADKSVLASELVDVLVAEGYLPLGEAYARVKRMLTSLAGEGRTLDQLSEADLAAHLGFSDPDLLAALEPRRFVERRRVQGGAAFEAQINHLRQARGRLTQDRRAYNTLRLHIRQARRWLGEPEGLLASSRESR; via the coding sequence ATGTCCCGCTGGCACGCCGTCTACCGTCGTTGGGTGTTAGCTCGTCATTACCGGTTCGCCCGCGAGCACCTGATTCCTTATTTCTTCGATGCCCTCACTGCCTACTCGCTGGGGCTTGCGGCTATCGGGGTGCCGCGCGCTGCGGAGGCAGCCAAGGCGCTCGCCGAACTGCGCAAGCATCCCCTACCGAGCTTTAACGGCCTGGTGGAGGATGTCTTTTTCGCTATTGACCAGCAGATTACGGAGCACTGGGGGCTCGAGGTCGCCGGAACCTTGCGGCGGGGACTCTCCCGCAATGACCTCGACCTAACCGTCTTCCGGGCCTTCGCCCGGGATCGGGCTTTGCTGGTACTGGGCGACCTGCTGGCCCTAAGGCGAAGGATGCTGCTCCTGGCCGACGAGCACCGCGAAACCTTGATGGTGGCCTATACCCACCACCGTCCGGCCCAGCCCACTACTCTAGGGCACTACCTTGCAGGGTTAGAGAATCTGCTCTCGCGCGATACCCGGCGGCTATGGGCGGCCATCGTGAGCACTAACGCCTCGCCGTTGGGGGCTAGTTCGCTGGCTGGGAGCCCCTACCGGGTGGACCGGGCGATGCTGGCCCGGCTGTTGGGGTTTACCCAGGCGGTGGAAAACACCTACGACGCGGTGGCCGCGGGGGACTGGGCTATCGAGCTAGCCCAAGCGTTAGCTGCTTTGGGGGCTAGCCTTTCGCGGATGGCCCGCGATCTGTTGTTCTGGGCCGAACGCGAAGCCTTTGTGGTGGGGGAGCGGGTAGCGCAGGGCTCGTCCATCATGCCGCAAAAGCAAAATCCGGTCATATTCGAGCACGTGCGGGCTTTGGTAGCTGAACTGATCGGTGGACCGCAAATCCTCTTGGCCCTCAACCACAACACCGCCTATGGCGACCTCAATGACCACAGCACCGGGGTGCTGGAACCCCTCGAGCGCCTGTGCCACGTAGCCCAGGGCGCGCTCGAGCTTTCGCGGGTGGCGCTCGAGGAGAGCCGCTTTGTGCCCGAGCGGCTAGCGGAGGGGCTAGCGGACAAGAGCGTGTTGGCCTCGGAGTTGGTGGACGTGTTGGTCGCGGAGGGGTATCTGCCGCTAGGCGAAGCCTATGCCCGGGTCAAAAGGATGCTTACGAGCCTGGCCGGGGAGGGGCGGACCCTAGACCAGCTGAGCGAGGCCGATCTAGCAGCCCATTTGGGTTTTAGCGACCCGGACCTGCTGGCCGCGCTCGAGCCGCGCCGTTTTGTGGAGCGCCGCCGGGTCCAAGGAGGGGCGGCCTTCGAGGCGCAGATCAACCACCTACGCCAAGCTCGCGGGCGCCTCACCCAAGACCGCCGTGCCTACAACACCCTGCGGCTGCACATCCGCCAGGCCCGCCGGTGGTTGGGTGAGCCAGAGGGGTTGCTGGCTTCCAGTCGGGAATCTCGCTAG
- a CDS encoding carbohydrate ABC transporter permease, protein MKRWPTILAYTVLAVGGLLMVFPFLWMLLTSLKPFQEIFDLKLIPQNVTLDNYRQVILETQFPRWFFNSLVVAVITTLSVLFFDALAGYTLAKLRFPGKGLIFVLILSTLMVPTEMLIIPWYVMSVKNGWVNTYWGLLFPGLMSAFGVFLLRQFFQTLPNDLLDAGRIDGLNEFGVFWRVAFPLVRPALAALGIFTFLGNWNAFLWPLVIVQTADMRTLPVGVALFSGEAGTAWNLIMAASSLAVLPVLLAFLFFQRQIIEGVVLTGVKG, encoded by the coding sequence ATGAAACGCTGGCCTACCATCCTCGCCTATACCGTGTTGGCTGTGGGCGGCTTGCTGATGGTCTTCCCCTTTTTATGGATGCTGCTTACTTCCCTCAAACCTTTCCAGGAGATTTTTGACCTCAAGCTCATTCCCCAGAATGTTACCCTAGACAACTACCGGCAGGTCATCCTCGAGACCCAGTTCCCTCGGTGGTTCTTCAACAGTTTGGTAGTTGCGGTCATCACTACACTTTCCGTGCTGTTTTTTGACGCGCTAGCAGGGTATACCCTCGCTAAGCTGCGCTTTCCTGGCAAAGGCTTGATCTTCGTGCTAATTCTCTCGACCTTGATGGTACCCACCGAGATGCTCATCATTCCTTGGTATGTGATGAGCGTCAAGAACGGCTGGGTCAATACCTACTGGGGCCTATTATTCCCCGGCCTGATGAGCGCCTTCGGGGTGTTCTTGTTGCGGCAGTTTTTCCAGACGCTGCCAAACGATCTTCTCGACGCCGGCCGGATTGATGGTCTAAACGAGTTTGGGGTGTTCTGGCGGGTGGCTTTCCCGCTGGTTCGGCCCGCGTTGGCGGCGCTGGGCATCTTTACTTTTTTAGGCAACTGGAACGCTTTCTTATGGCCTTTGGTGATTGTGCAGACCGCTGACATGCGCACCCTTCCGGTGGGGGTAGCCCTCTTTTCTGGCGAAGCGGGCACCGCCTGGAACCTGATCATGGCCGCCTCGAGCCTGGCGGTGTTACCGGTGCTGTTGGCGTTCCTCTTTTTTCAGCGTCAGATTATCGAGGGGGTGGTGCTGACCGGGGTCAAAGGGTGA
- a CDS encoding carbohydrate ABC transporter permease: MRLSLARREALWAFAFLLIPLVFFLFIRIWPAFQALWLSLYEWNADPAKRTYVGLEHYRQMLDDKLLRKALLNTLCYTLIGVPLQMVLGLAVALLLNVVERWRDFFRAVYFAPYITPAVAVAWVFSWMLSANFGIVNEILRLLGLPAQPFLQSPRQALLTVTVVVVWQNLGFQAVLFLAGLQNIPREYYEAARIDGADSWALFRHITLPLLNPVIVFSAVIGTIGFLQLFTQVVNLNFTDQGGPLSSTLTLALYIYQQAFGRFELGYAAAITVLLFMIILLITLVQLRLLSRRVEY; this comes from the coding sequence ATGCGCTTAAGTCTAGCCCGCCGCGAGGCCCTTTGGGCTTTCGCCTTCTTGCTAATCCCGCTGGTTTTCTTTCTCTTCATCCGCATCTGGCCGGCGTTCCAGGCGTTATGGCTGTCGCTTTATGAGTGGAACGCCGACCCAGCCAAGCGCACCTACGTGGGGCTCGAGCATTACCGCCAGATGCTGGATGATAAGCTCTTGCGTAAAGCGCTTTTGAACACCCTGTGCTACACCCTGATCGGGGTTCCGCTACAGATGGTGCTGGGATTGGCGGTGGCCCTCCTCCTCAACGTGGTAGAGCGCTGGCGTGATTTTTTCCGGGCTGTCTACTTTGCCCCCTACATCACCCCGGCGGTGGCGGTGGCTTGGGTGTTTAGCTGGATGCTTTCGGCTAACTTTGGCATCGTCAACGAGATCCTGCGGCTTTTGGGGCTGCCCGCCCAACCTTTTTTGCAAAGCCCCCGGCAAGCCCTCCTCACCGTGACGGTGGTGGTCGTTTGGCAGAACTTGGGCTTTCAGGCAGTGCTTTTTTTGGCCGGGTTGCAGAACATCCCCCGCGAATACTATGAGGCTGCCCGCATCGATGGGGCGGATAGCTGGGCCTTATTCCGCCACATCACTTTGCCCCTCTTAAACCCGGTGATCGTCTTCTCGGCGGTGATTGGCACCATCGGCTTCTTGCAGCTTTTTACCCAGGTGGTGAACCTCAACTTTACTGACCAGGGCGGGCCGCTAAGCTCTACCCTGACGTTAGCTCTTTATATCTACCAGCAGGCCTTCGGTCGCTTTGAACTAGGCTATGCGGCAGCCATTACCGTGCTGCTTTTCATGATCATCCTGCTGATCACGTTGGTGCAGTTGCGGCTACTTTCGAGGCGGGTGGAATACTGA
- a CDS encoding extracellular solute-binding protein, producing the protein MRSLVKKWVVGATVLLGLAFAQNVTITYWQYEFKSKVEAVDELIKRFQAANPGIKVVHQTFPYDAYQQKVASAVPAGQGPDVVNLYYGWLPTWVKAGYLQPLPDSLAKTVDSDFISMVQAAKVNGKLYGVPTAVRSLALFYNKDLFKAAGISAPPKTWGEFVEVGKKLTLKQGDRYTQIGYGIAPDGQDHHLVREVLLRQLGGRPYSDDVKKVTYNTPEGVKALTMYTDWVKQAGIGVPNFFPGNNGYRDGFIAGKIGMIIDGSFAIGTISSGAKFNWGVAELPTERPGARKANFGSFWLHGLTPQATGEKREAAIKFLQFLTSEETQRYWLEKVGELPARKSLIKDPKLSLNPIYGPFVLSLAYAKATPFVDETAQRKVMVDAINRVLLQNANPADSLKQAAAEEQKVLDDFWK; encoded by the coding sequence ATGAGAAGTCTGGTGAAAAAGTGGGTTGTCGGAGCTACTGTGCTGTTGGGCCTGGCCTTCGCGCAAAACGTTACCATCACCTATTGGCAGTATGAATTCAAAAGCAAGGTAGAAGCCGTAGACGAACTCATCAAACGCTTCCAGGCCGCCAATCCGGGCATCAAGGTAGTACATCAGACCTTTCCTTACGATGCCTACCAGCAGAAGGTAGCCTCAGCGGTTCCTGCCGGGCAAGGCCCGGATGTGGTGAACCTCTACTACGGCTGGTTACCGACCTGGGTAAAAGCCGGGTACCTGCAACCCCTGCCCGATAGCCTGGCCAAAACTGTGGACAGCGACTTTATCTCAATGGTTCAGGCGGCCAAGGTAAACGGCAAGCTCTATGGGGTGCCCACCGCGGTACGTTCGTTGGCCCTGTTCTACAACAAGGACCTCTTCAAAGCTGCTGGGATCAGCGCCCCGCCTAAGACCTGGGGAGAGTTTGTTGAGGTCGGCAAAAAACTTACCCTCAAACAAGGTGACCGTTATACCCAGATTGGCTACGGCATTGCCCCCGACGGCCAAGATCACCACTTGGTGCGCGAGGTGTTGCTCCGGCAGCTAGGCGGTCGGCCCTACTCCGATGACGTTAAGAAGGTCACTTACAACACCCCTGAGGGCGTCAAGGCCCTCACCATGTATACCGACTGGGTCAAGCAAGCGGGAATCGGGGTGCCCAACTTCTTCCCGGGCAACAACGGCTACCGCGATGGCTTTATCGCCGGGAAGATCGGGATGATCATCGACGGCTCCTTCGCCATCGGTACCATCAGCAGCGGGGCTAAGTTCAACTGGGGGGTGGCCGAACTACCCACCGAGCGGCCCGGAGCCCGCAAGGCCAACTTCGGCTCTTTCTGGCTGCACGGGCTAACCCCCCAGGCCACCGGCGAGAAACGCGAGGCGGCGATCAAGTTCTTGCAGTTCCTCACCTCCGAGGAAACCCAGCGCTACTGGCTCGAGAAGGTAGGCGAACTGCCTGCGCGCAAGTCGCTCATCAAAGATCCCAAGCTCTCCTTGAACCCCATCTACGGACCCTTTGTGCTCTCGCTGGCCTATGCCAAGGCTACCCCCTTTGTGGACGAAACTGCCCAGCGCAAGGTGATGGTAGATGCCATTAACCGCGTCCTGCTGCAAAACGCCAACCCCGCTGATTCGCTCAAGCAGGCCGCCGCGGAAGAGCAAAAGGTGCTGGACGACTTCTGGAAGTAA
- a CDS encoding prohibitin family protein yields MGVLTGLGVLIAILGIVLLIQPGRRALGGPLVIIGLVSAVLSQSFVVIPAGNVGVVFNVLRGVQPQPLGEGTHIVLPFIQEVIIYDARLQEVTLAVPAPGAREPAPSEEAITARSKEGLEIGVDVTVQYRVKRDEAPLLHRELGPRFLDTLIIPQIRSKVRDAVGQFNAADLISTQRTQLEQAVTRGLSEELRKGHIELVGVLLRRIDIPQSVAKVIEEKQTAEQQVQVAENRRRQAEIDAQRLVAQARGERDAAILKAEGEAKAIELRGRALKASPEVIQLTVAEKLAPNVQTIMVPSTGNFLLDLRNAPSGQQRTP; encoded by the coding sequence ATGGGTGTACTGACCGGTTTAGGGGTCTTAATCGCTATTTTGGGAATTGTGTTGCTTATCCAGCCCGGGCGACGGGCTCTAGGTGGCCCCCTGGTGATCATCGGGTTGGTGAGTGCGGTGCTATCGCAGAGCTTCGTGGTCATCCCGGCGGGGAACGTAGGGGTAGTGTTCAACGTGCTGCGAGGGGTTCAGCCCCAGCCTTTAGGGGAGGGAACCCACATCGTGTTGCCTTTTATCCAAGAGGTCATCATCTACGACGCCCGCCTCCAGGAAGTGACTTTAGCGGTGCCAGCCCCGGGAGCCCGGGAGCCTGCTCCTAGCGAGGAAGCCATCACTGCTCGCAGCAAGGAAGGCCTCGAGATCGGGGTGGACGTGACCGTGCAGTACCGGGTCAAACGCGACGAGGCCCCCCTTTTGCACCGGGAACTGGGGCCTCGTTTCCTTGATACTCTGATCATTCCGCAGATTCGCAGCAAGGTGCGGGACGCAGTGGGCCAGTTCAACGCTGCCGACCTTATCAGCACCCAGCGTACTCAGCTCGAGCAGGCGGTCACCCGCGGTCTGAGCGAAGAACTCAGGAAAGGGCATATTGAGTTGGTGGGGGTATTGCTGCGCCGCATCGATATTCCCCAATCGGTGGCCAAGGTCATCGAGGAGAAGCAGACCGCCGAACAGCAGGTACAAGTAGCGGAAAACCGCCGCCGCCAGGCCGAGATCGACGCCCAGCGCTTAGTGGCCCAAGCTCGGGGCGAGCGCGATGCGGCGATCCTCAAGGCCGAGGGCGAAGCCAAAGCCATCGAGCTGCGGGGCCGGGCCCTAAAGGCTTCCCCCGAAGTGATCCAGTTAACCGTGGCAGAAAAATTAGCCCCTAACGTGCAGACCATCATGGTTCCTAGCACCGGTAACTTCCTGCTCGACTTGCGGAACGCACCCAGCGGCCAGCAACGTACCCCGTAA
- a CDS encoding FmdB family zinc ribbon protein: MPVYVYLGLESGNYYEFRQGFHDEPLSKHPESGEPLKRVIQAPAIAFKGSGWYVTDSRPKDNKSSESHEH; encoded by the coding sequence GTGCCGGTGTACGTTTACTTGGGATTAGAATCGGGGAACTACTACGAGTTTCGTCAAGGCTTTCACGACGAACCGCTGAGCAAGCACCCCGAAAGCGGCGAGCCGCTAAAGCGGGTGATCCAAGCTCCAGCGATTGCCTTCAAGGGCTCGGGCTGGTACGTTACCGATAGCAGGCCCAAGGACAATAAAAGTAGCGAATCGCACGAGCACTAA
- a CDS encoding 5-formyltetrahydrofolate cyclo-ligase, with product MTKPFLRAWAKATRSKLPIAELSRQIVQHLAEFLRARGPRHILIYSAFGDEPDPGMLCEVYAATYYLPRTQGDRLSIHPLPCPLVQHPYGFLEPGEQAPTASPEVLEAVVVPGLCFDRAGYRLGYGKGYYDRFLGALPSSVLTVGFVPAALIVEHLPRDPWDVRVGYLATESGVQRTIQAN from the coding sequence ATGACTAAGCCCTTCTTGCGCGCTTGGGCTAAAGCTACACGAAGCAAGCTGCCTATAGCGGAACTCTCGCGGCAAATAGTCCAGCACCTAGCAGAGTTTTTACGGGCTCGAGGCCCCCGGCACATCCTTATCTACAGCGCCTTTGGCGACGAACCCGATCCCGGTATGCTCTGCGAGGTATATGCGGCCACCTACTATCTGCCCCGCACCCAAGGCGACCGCCTCAGCATCCACCCCCTCCCCTGCCCGCTGGTGCAACACCCTTACGGGTTCCTCGAGCCGGGGGAGCAGGCTCCCACAGCGAGCCCGGAAGTGCTCGAGGCGGTAGTCGTCCCTGGGTTGTGCTTCGATCGAGCGGGTTACCGGCTAGGTTACGGAAAAGGCTACTACGACCGCTTTTTAGGGGCCCTACCTTCCTCCGTTCTGACCGTCGGGTTCGTACCTGCTGCGCTGATCGTAGAGCATTTGCCTCGAGACCCCTGGGACGTTCGGGTTGGATATCTGGCTACCGAAAGCGGCGTACAGCGCACCATACAGGCTAATTAA
- a CDS encoding M23 family metallopeptidase yields the protein MPRSLIVLAGLLALAFAQSTYTVQRGDTLFSIAQRYGTTVEVLQALNGITNPGQIRVGQVLKLSPQPSTALLNRRTDLPAPIEALEWPRQTVQGNVAVLHLITAQPVSGQVRFLGADYPIQQNRVLLPVPALQDPGVYPAVLLLEGYTVRLDIRVVAGSFGRYILQLPPDREALLQPEKLRAERKKVVESCDWNRSQQWQGNWHKPVDSNRITDPFGTRRSYDKGVTYSFHEGLDYGVPVGTPVRAPADGLVGLAEPLFVRGNGVTIDHGDGVCSGFWHLSKILVRPGQVVKAGDLIGLSGNTGLSNGPHVHFEIRIRGVPTNPALWYWNAP from the coding sequence GTGCCCAGATCCTTGATCGTTCTTGCCGGGCTGCTGGCCCTGGCCTTTGCGCAGAGCACCTACACGGTTCAGCGGGGGGATACCCTGTTTTCTATCGCCCAGCGCTACGGCACCACCGTGGAGGTGTTGCAGGCCCTCAATGGCATCACTAACCCCGGCCAGATCCGGGTGGGCCAGGTGCTAAAGCTTAGTCCTCAGCCCAGCACTGCCTTGTTGAACCGCCGCACCGATTTGCCTGCGCCCATCGAGGCGCTGGAGTGGCCCCGTCAGACTGTCCAGGGCAACGTGGCGGTACTCCACCTGATCACGGCGCAGCCCGTAAGCGGGCAGGTACGCTTCTTGGGGGCGGACTACCCAATTCAGCAAAACCGGGTCCTCTTGCCGGTACCGGCGCTACAAGACCCAGGGGTTTACCCGGCAGTGCTTTTGCTCGAGGGGTACACCGTTCGCCTAGATATTCGCGTTGTGGCTGGGAGCTTTGGCCGCTACATCCTGCAACTCCCTCCTGACCGCGAGGCTTTGCTGCAACCCGAGAAGCTGCGGGCTGAACGCAAGAAGGTGGTGGAATCTTGCGACTGGAACCGCTCCCAGCAGTGGCAAGGCAATTGGCACAAGCCGGTAGATTCTAACCGCATCACCGACCCCTTTGGCACCCGCCGCAGCTATGACAAAGGGGTAACCTACTCCTTTCACGAGGGGCTGGACTACGGGGTTCCGGTGGGCACGCCCGTGCGAGCGCCCGCTGATGGGTTAGTAGGGCTCGCCGAGCCATTGTTTGTTCGCGGCAATGGGGTGACTATAGATCATGGCGACGGAGTATGCAGCGGGTTTTGGCATCTTTCTAAGATCCTGGTCCGACCGGGGCAGGTGGTCAAGGCCGGCGACCTCATTGGGCTCTCCGGCAATACCGGCCTCTCCAACGGCCCCCACGTTCATTTCGAGATCCGCATTCGAGGTGTGCCGACCAACCCGGCCCTATGGTACTGGAATGCGCCCTAA
- the aroQ gene encoding type II 3-dehydroquinate dehydratase has product MVLILNGPNLNMLGRREPEIYGRTTLEELEELCEAWGAELGLGVVNRQSNYEGQLVEWIQGAEAEDFVGILLNPGALTHYSVALLDAIKSQPLPVVEVHLSNIHAREEFRRHSVTAQAARGIICGFGTLSYRLALLYLAEVLEVG; this is encoded by the coding sequence ATGGTGCTGATATTGAACGGGCCGAACCTCAACATGCTAGGCCGCCGTGAACCGGAGATTTACGGACGCACCACCCTTGAGGAGCTGGAAGAGCTCTGCGAAGCCTGGGGGGCGGAACTGGGGCTGGGCGTGGTCAACCGCCAATCCAACTATGAGGGCCAACTCGTGGAGTGGATTCAGGGTGCCGAGGCCGAGGATTTCGTCGGCATCCTCCTCAACCCTGGAGCCCTCACCCACTACTCGGTAGCCCTACTGGACGCTATCAAGTCTCAGCCCCTCCCGGTAGTCGAGGTACATCTATCCAATATCCACGCCCGCGAAGAGTTCCGGCGGCACTCGGTCACCGCCCAGGCCGCACGGGGTATCATCTGTGGTTTCGGTACCCTTTCGTATCGGCTAGCCCTGCTATACCTAGCAGAAGTACTCGAGGTTGGCTAA